AAATCCATATATGAGATATATGTATCCGGCGAATTACATGCCTCAAATGCCCCCACCAATATATCCTTATTATGAGGGATATTCCATGCCTTATTACAGGCAGGATTTAAATGAGGAAGAAGATTTAAGAGAAGAAAGTATTAAAGAGGATAAATTGGAAAAAGAGGATGAAGCAGATGATTTAGAGTACTTAGAAGAGAATGTATTACCATATGATGAAAATTGTGATGTAAAGATGAGAACTGTAGATATGTCAGATATACGAGATTAAATATATAAAGGACCTGAAAAAGCATACTTTTTCAGGTCCTTTATATATTTTAAACTAAAAATTGCTTGATAATAAATTAAAAAATAATAAACAAATACATATAAATATATACAAACAGTTAAATTACAATGATATAATAATAAATAGCTTATTAGAAAAATTTTTAATGTTCTTTTATAATTTTTGTAAGGAGAAGAGGTAATATGAAATGCAAGGTTGAGTTTGTGATTAATAATAGAATTGAAATAGATGATGGCGGAGAAATATATAAAAGTAATATTCAGGATGTATCGGAAGATTATATAGGCATAAGTGTTCCTATATGTAATCATAAGTATATGTCTCTTCGAAAGGGAGATAAAGTGGAGGGAATATACTACGAAGGGAAAAATATATATAAATTTTTTACGGTGGTTATTGGGCGTAAAATAGAGAAAATACTTATAATAATGCTTAGAAAACCAGAAAAAATGGAACTTTTTCAAAGAAGAAATTTTGTAAGAGTGCCTTTGATAGTAGATATATTGTGTGCATTAATTCCTGTGGAAAAAAGTTTAAATAATTTAAATGATCAAGTAGAGGTATTTAAAGCATGTTCTTTGGATATGAGCGGTGGAGGAATGAAAATGATTGTAGATGCCAGTTTAAAAGATAAATTAAAACTGGGAGATAAAATTATGATAACACTTCCCCTTGAAAATAATAGATTAGATGTAAAGGGAAAACTGGTTAGAATTCATGAGAATAGGGAAAATAAAAAATTAATATGTGGAGTATCTTTTATAAACCTAGATAGATTAAGCAGGGAAAAGATAATAAGAGGACTATTTCAAATAATGAGAGAACATATGAAAAAAGGTGTAAAACAGGATTAAAGCATAATGCAGGTTATTATTAATAACCTGCAAGTTTTATATATTTGGTTTTTTAAGAAGACATTGCGGCAGTAAGAGGTGGTATAACTTGTTTTTTTCTTGATAAAATACCAGGTACATAAGCTCCATTATCTATTAAATTCACTCCAAAAGCCTTGGATACAATATCTTTTTGTGTACCTGCAGCTATGAGTTCAGAACCTTCCCTTAATAGATCCGTTACCATAAGTATTATAAGTCCGAATTCTTCTTCAGAAGATTTTAATTCCATAAAATCCAATACATCCTGCCTTATGCACTTGAATTCTTCAGCATCCATAATTTGAACCTGACCAACTCCTACTTTAACATCAGAAATATTAAAAGTTTTAAAATCTTCATTTAATATTTCTTGTGGAGTTTTTCCCTTAAGAGAAGAAGAAGCTTTGAACATTTCTTTTGCAAAAGCTTCAGGATTTATGCCAGCTATAGCAGATAGCCTTTTTAACATCATTTTATCTAAATCCGTAGAAGTTGGAGATTTAAATAATAAAGTATCTGAAATTATAGCAGCACAGAGAAGTCCGGCGGTTTTTTGAGAAGGCCTTATTCCGTTTTCAAAAAACCTTGAGGCTACTATAGTTCCTGTAGATCCTACAGGTTCATTTCTAAAGTATATAGGAGAACCAGTCTTTACATCACCTATTTTATGGTGATCCAGTATTTCTAGAATTTCTGCATCCTCCAGTCCCTGGACAGATTGAGCTTTTTCATTATGATCCACAAGTATTACTCTTTTTTTGTTCTGCGAGATTAAATGATATCTGGAAATATTTCCTATGACCTTATTTTCAGAGTCTACTACGGGATAACTTCTATATCTGGTTTTTAACATGACTTCTCTTACTTTATCTATAAAGTCATAAGTTTTAAAAGACAATATATCATCCTTTTTCATAACATATCCCACAGGAATACTTTGGGGAATCAACCTGGAAGTAGTAAAGGTATCAAAAGGAGTAACTATAATTGTACACTTCATTTCATCTGCCTTTTTTATGATGTCTTCATCTACTGTGTGGTTACCTGTTATTATCATAAGAGAAGCTTTGCAATTTAGTATTGCATCCTGTGCATCCTGTCTGTCACCGCATATTACTATGTCTCCTTCTTCTATCATAGCCGTCATGCTTTCAGGCTGCATGGCAGCAACTATAATTTTTCCGTTAAATGTGGAGTTTTCATCAAAGGTATTTAGACACTTAGCTGAAAGAGTATCCAATATGTTCTCAAGAGTGGTACCACTTTTTTCTATTATATTGGCATTCCATATATCCATATAATAAGAGGTCACATTTGATTGAGATGCAATTCCTATTAACCTATCCTCTTCATCCACAACAGGAAGAGTCTTTACGCTGGTCTTACTTATCATGGACCATGCGGTTTTTAAAGAGGTCTGTGGAGAGATAGGGTTTACACTATCGATATCTAAATCTGAAATCTGAGCTTTAACATTTGTCATTAACCTTTGGGGCTTTACGTTAAAATAATCTAGAACAAACTGAGTTTCTTTATTTATATCTCCCAATCTTATGGGAATTGCGTTTAAACCTGTTTTATTTTTAAATTCTGCATAAGCTATGGAAGAGCATATGGAATCCGTATCTGGATTACTATGTCCCGTGATGTATATAATGTCGTTCATAAATTTTTCCTCCTAAATATAAAAAACAAATAGAATATTATCCAAAGGCTGTAATATATAACCCTTAGAATCATTTGATTGGTATATAAACAATAATATTATAGCAAAACTCTAATTAATTATCTACATGCAATAGTAACAGCATTCATATAAATAGAGATTATTCTGTCATAATATAAGCTGAAAAGGGCATATATTAGTTGTATAAAATAAATATCCTGGAGGGATAGAATTGGTAGATGAGAGAGAATTAGAAAATGGATTAACTCAAGGGGAAGCAGAGAGAAGACTTAAAAAGTATGGTGCTAATTTACTAGAAAATAAAAAGAGAATATCCCCAGTAAAAATATTTCTTTCCCAGTTTAATGATTTCATAACATGGATTCTTATAGTAGCTACTATAATATCTGGATTTATAGGGGAGAGGGCAGATGCTGTAACTATACTTATTATTGTAATTATGAATGCCATATTAGGATTTGCTCAGGAATTTAAAACGGAGAAATCTCTGGAGGCATTGAAAGAATTGGCATCTCCCACATCAAAAGTGATTAGAAGTGGTAAATTAAAGGTTATAAATGCTAGAGAATTGGTTATAGGAGATGTAGTACTTCTGGAAACAGGAGACAAGATACCTGCAGATTGTATTCTAATGTCTGAAGGTAATTTTATGGTAGATGAATCTATTTTAACTGGAGAATCTTTAGGGGTAGAAAAAAGTACTTCAGGAAAAAATAATTCTATATACATGGGCACCATAGTTGTAAAAGGCAAAGGGAAAGCAAAAGTAGTGGCAACCGGTATGGATACAGAAATGGGAAAGATAGCAGGTATGCTACAGAATATTGAAAAGGAGAAATCCCCTCTTAAAGAAAAACTCTCTTCTTTGGGAAAAGTATTAGTTGTAATATGTATTGTAATATGTATTATGGTAACTTTAACTGGTATGTGGAGGGGACAGGATAAATATCAGATGTTTCTGGTAGGAGTGAGTTTAGCAGTAGCTGCTATTCCAGAGGGGCTTACAGCTATAGTTACAGTTGCACTTGCCCTTGGAGTATCTAGGATGCTAAAAAGAAATGCTTTAGTCAGAAAGCTGCCTGCTGTTGAGACATTAGGGTGTACTTCTATAATATGTAGTGACAAGACGGGGACTCTTACTGAAAATAAAATGACTGTTAAGGCTTTATACTTTAATGGAAAAATACACAAATTAGAAAAGATGAGCTTGCCAGAGAATATTCTTATGAAAAAAGCTTTTACATATTGTAATGACTCTAATTTTGATCCTAAGAAAAAAAAGGTCTCGGAGGCACTTATGGGAGATCCTACGGAAACGGCTCTTATAAAAGCTTTTTTTAAAGAAAGTAAATCTTTGAAGGATTTTTTGGATAAAGGCAGTAGGATTTATGACATCCCTTTTGATTCAGATAGAAAAATGATGTCTGTTATAATGAAGGAGGGCTTGAAAAAGGTATGCTATGTAAAAGGAGCACCAGAAAGAGTAATAAATAAATGTAAATATATATTAGACAGAGGACAGGTAAAACTTTTTACAGCTATTGAAAAAAACAAGGCTTTAAAGTCAGTGGAAAATATGTCCTTTGATGCACTTAGATGTATAGCATGTGCTTATAAGGATAAAGAAGTTTATGCCAATAAGTCTCTTGAGAATAATTTGATCTTTATAGGAGTAGCAGGAATCATAGACCCTCCTAGAAGTGAAGTAAAAGATGCTGTGTTAAAATGCAAACTGGCGGGTATAAGACCTGTTATGATAACAGGAGATCATAAAAATACGGCTTTTGCCATAGGAAAAGAATTAAATATATGTAAAAGCCAAAGTGAGGTTATAACAGGAGAAGAATTAGACAAGCTAAATGATAAACAGCTTTCAGGCCGAGTAAATGATATATCTATATTTGCAAGAGTTAACCCGGGTCATAAGTTAAGAATAGTTAAAGCATTTAAATCCAAAAACAATATTGTGGCAATGACAGGAGACGGGGTAAATGATGCTCCAGCTGTCAAGGAGGCAGATATAGGAATTTGTATGGGCATATCTGGAACAGATGTAACTAAAGAGGCATCTTCTATGATACTATTGGACGATAATTTCAAAACTATAGTATCTGCAGTGGAAGAGGGCAGGGTAATTTATAATAATATAAGAAAGTTTATACGATATTTGCTGTCCTGTAATTTAGGGGAAGTTTTGACTATGTTTTTAACTTCTTTATTTTATTTAGATACTCCGCTGCTTCCTATACAAATATTACTGGTGAATTTGGCTACAGATGGACTTCCTGCCATAGCCCTTGGGGTAGATCCACCTCAGGGTGATATAATGAAGGATAAACCAAGAGCTAAAGATGAAAGCATATTTGCAAGGGGACTTAGTGAAAAGATAATTGTAAGAGGGGCATTGATCGGAGTTTGTACGGTACTTGCCTTTGTAGTAGGTCTTTATTTAGGATTTGGACTTAAAACATCAAGAACTATAGCTCTTTGTACTCTTATAATATCACAACTTATACATGTATTTGAATGCAGATCAGAAAAACACTCTTTATTTGAGATAAGCTTATTTACAAATATTTATCTTTTAGGTGCGGTAGCTACATCTATTTTTATGCTCTTGTGTATACTCTATGTACCATTTCTTCAGGGAGTATTTCATACGTCACCATTAGGCATTGCACAATGGTTTATAGTTTTATTCTTTTCTGGCATAATCGCATTTATTAATGGTATATATTTATACTTTAAATAATATTTAAATAATAAATGCAGGAATTGTTTTTTGCAATTCCTGCATCCATTATTTAAATCTCTTTATTTTTTGTACTTTAGGCATTTTGCCTTCTATAGGTATTAAGTCTTTTTTGGAAGTAATATTCCTTATGTTTATAAGGTCTAAACTTTCTCTGTTTCCCTTTCCTCTTTTCCCCTTAAGACCTTGAACCAAAACCAAATTTCCCTGATTTATAGATATAAATTCCGGTTTTTTAAACCACTTTTTTCTGATATAAGAACACTTTACTATATTTTTACTTCTTTCAGGTCTGACTAAGAGAGTTACTGTTAATTTATTAAATATCCATAGTATAGTTTTTCTGGTTATTTTAATAGATACCACAGTACCTTGTACTTGAGTCAATCTATCTCCATATTTTTTTAGATAGGATTTTGTATAGTATTGTGCAATCTTCTCTTTAAAACTCATATAATATTAACCCCTTTACTACTTTATTTTTATCCTAAGGCTGTAAGTAGCTAATACTCTCATCTTTTTTAAAGTTGGGAGATAAGCACTGCTGCTTTCCTTTATAAATTCTTCTAATATTTAGATGGAAAAAAGTAGTTGCTATGAGCAAACTCCATTTTAAACTTCTGAAACACTTCATAGCAAATTCTACTTGAATATAAGAATAATTTGATATTAAGGCCAAATATTCAACGAAAATAACAGACAAAATTTTATTATATTATATCATAGTTATGTATATTTTTAAAATATAACTGTTTATTCTTAATTATAGTTTCCACATTAGTTTTATATATACTTATTTCTCATTTTCGTTCCTAAATAAGTTTTTAGGAATATTATTATATTAAGTAGCTAAAAAAGGGGGAAGAGATATGGATAGGGAGTTGTCTAAAGAAAAAATTATATATAATTTTAAATTATATGATATTGACTTTGCACATCAAGATAAACATGATATAAGTAAAACATTTAAATTTATACCTGAATATAAAGAAGTATATGAAAAGATTAACATGGCATTAAAAATAAATAAAGAAGGATACAATATATATCTTATAGATGATTTTTCTAGAGATAAACTTGAGAATATTATAGAATTTATAAAAAGTACCATGGAAAATAAAAATCCCTTGAAAGATATATGTTATGTGGTAGTAAAAGATGTGAAAAAACCTAAAGTATTATTTTTAACTGCAGGTAAGGGCAGAGAATTGAAAGTTATGCTGAGAAAGGTGCAGAAGAAGTACTTTGAATGTACCTATGAATTTTATAATGGTTCTTCCCACAGGGAAAAAGAAATTCTGGTAGAAGAACTTCAGAAAGAAAGAAGTAAATTGATAAATAAAATTTTAGAAATATCTAATAAAGAAGGATTTACCTTAAAAATCAATGAAAATGGCTTTAATTTCATTCCTTTAAAACAGAATGGAGAAATGATGAACGAAAATGAATATGAAATGCTGGGAATGAAAGAAAAAGAAAATATAATAGACAAAGTAAATATACTAAAAAATAGTTCAGAAGAAATACTTGATAAATTAAAGAATATAGAACTTGACCAAATTGAAAAAATTAAATTTATTATAAATAGCTATTATGAGAAAGAAACGGAAGACATAAAAAAAGAGTATTTAAAATTATTTAAAGAAGACAATGAAGCTTTAGAATTTCTGAATCAGGCATGCAGTAATATAGAAAATGAAATAAAGGATATATATTCTATAAGCTATGAAGATGATAAAGAGAATATATCCAGGATAATTTATAGATATTCTGTAAATGTTCTTGTGGATAATAGTGAAAATAAAGAACCTCCTATAATTTTTGAAGAAGATCCAAATGTGAATAATTTACTTGGAAGTGTGGAATATGAAAATATAAATGGAACCTATACTACAGGGGTAAATCTCATAAGACCAGGGTCTCTTTTAAAGGCAAATGGAGGCTGCTTAATACTTAGGGTAAGCAGCCTTTTAAATAATAAATCAGCTTATTACTATTTTAAAAAATCTATTATAAGCGGTAAAATTGATTTAAACTATGATAGAGGATATTTGGAACTATTGTCTTTAAGCGGGTTAAAACCAGAACCTATAAAATTTAGTGAAAAAATAATACTCATAGGAGATTATAATACCTATGATTTATTATATAGTTATGATGAAGACTTTAAAAAGATATTTAAAATCAGAGTAGAATATAATGCCCTTTTAAATATCAATAAAGAAACAAAAATATCTTTTCTAGGAAAAGTATTTTCCATATGCAGGAGTAATAAACTTCATGACGTAGATGAAGAGGGTATAAAAGAGTTGGCAAAATTTTTGTCAAGAAAAGCTGAGGACAGAGATAAGTTGTTTATGGATGATTATGAGTTGGAAAGAATTTTAATGATTTCAGATAATAGGGTGATAAAAGATGGAAGAAAAATTATAACTGGAACAGATATTATAAATACGGCATATGAAGAGGAATTAATAGAGAAAAGAATGATGGATATGTATAAGGGAGGACAGATATTTATAGATGTAACCGGAAAAGTAGTAGGTCAGATAAATGGTCTGTCCGTCATTAATACAGGATATTTTAATTTTGGTAAACCTATAAAAATAACATGTACTTGTTTAAAGGGTAATGGAGATGTTATAGATGTACAAAAGGAAAGTGACTTAAGTGGTAAAATTCACAATAAGGCTATAAATATTCTTAAAGGATATATAAAAAGGCTAACGGGAGGGTATGATAAGTGTTCTGTAGATTTTTATTTAAGCTTCGAGCAAGTATATGGACAAATAGATGGGGATAGTGCTTCTGTAGCTGAAGTAATAAGTATGATATCTTCACTTTCTAAAATAGGAATAAGACAAAATATAGCGGTAACGGGATCCATAAATCAGTTTGGAGAAATACAGCCTATAGGAGGGGTAAATGAAAAAATAGAGGGATTTTTTAAAATATGCAAAATACTGGGAGGAACCAAAGGCAAGGGAGTGCTTATTCCAAATTCCAATATTAAAAGTCTGGCCTTAAAAAATCCTGTGGAAAAAGAAGTAGAAAAGGGTAATTTTCATATTTATTGTATGTCTAATTTGAAAGATGCAGTGGAAATTCTAATGGAAAGAGATTATAACACTGTAATTCATACAGCCAAAAGAGAACTAAAAAAATATTCTTCAAATAGATAAAAATATGTGTGAAATATAATTGACAATGTACGCATGTTCATTGTCAATTATACATTTAAACATTAAATCTGAAATGGACTACATCGCCATCTTTCATTATATAGTCCTTACCTTCAAGTCTATAGTAGCCTTTTTCTTTTGCAGCTGACTCTGAGCCGCATTCTATAAGTTTATCATAGGATATAATTTCCGCCCTTATAAATCCTTTTTGTATATCAGTGTGTATTTTGCCTGCAGCTTCAGGAGCTTTTGTTCCCTGTTTTATTGTCCAAGCCCTTACTTCTGGAGTTCCAGCAGTTAAAAAACTCATAAGTCCCAGTAATTTATAGCTGGCATTTATTAATTTATCGAGTCCTGCTTCACATAGTCCGTATTCCTTTAACATCTCCAGTTTTTCCTCCTCTTCTAAAGAGGAAAGTTCTTCTTCTATTTTAGCCGAGATAACTACTACCTGAGAATTTTCATTTTTAGCATATTCTTTAACTTTTTTAACAAATTCATTTTCCAAATTTCCACAAATCAAGTCGTCCTCAGATATATTGGCTACATAAAGTACAGGTTTTGTTGTCAGTAAAAAAAAATCTTTAACAAATTCCTTTTCTTCTTTTGATAATTCTAAAGTCCTTACTGGCAATCCTTTTTCCAGATGGTCTTTTACTTTTAACATAATATCATGCTGGAATTTTGCATCTTTATTTCCGCTTTTAGAAAGCTTTTGTATTTTTTCTATTCTTCTATCCATCACTTCTATATCTGAAAATATAAGTTCTAGGTTTATAGTTTCAATATCCCGGATAGGATCTATATTTCCATCTACATGTACTATGTTTTCATCTTCAAAACATCTTACTACATGAACTATGGATTCTACTTCTCTTATATGGGATAAAAATTTATTTCCAAGGCCTTCTCCTCTGCTGGCACCTTTAACTAAACCTGCTATGTCATAGAATTCAATGGCGGTAGGTATCTTTTTTTTGGAACTATACATTTTCTCCAGTACATCCAGTCTTTTATCTGGGACGCTTACCACTCCTACGTTGGGCTCTATAGTGCAAAAAGGGTAGTTGGCAGATTCTGCCCCTGCCTTTGTTATGGCATTGAACAAAGTGCTTTTTCCTACATTTGGTAATCCTACAATTCCAAGTTTCATTTATGTACATTCCCTTCTCAATTAGTATACGCTAGTGCAAAATTCATTTAAAATTATACTCTACAAATAGTAATATTTCAATGATAAAGCACTTTAATAGATTTTAAAAAAATATTAAAATTATAATAAAAAAAGAGGAATTTACATGTTGATATAGAATATTAATTTTTAGTGATTTAAACAGTTATTAAAAAAAGTAAAATAAGTATCATATTAACAAATTATAAGTTTAAAACAGCAAAATTGGAGGATACTTTTTATGGAATTCAAGCATATACCTGTGCTATTAAAAGAAACTATAGATAGCCTAAATATTAAGCAAGATGGAGTCTATGTAGACTGTACTTTAGGGGGAGGAGGCCATTCTTTAGAAATATTAAAGAGGTTATCTGACAAAGGAAAATTAATAGCAATTGATCAGGATATTTCCGCCATTAATTGGTCAGAAGAAAGGTTAAAGAATTTTAAAAATATTATTTATGTACATGATAATTTTTATAATATACAACAAATTTTAAAGGAATTAAAAATTGATAAAGTGGATGGTATAATTATGGATCTAGGAGTTTCTTCTTATCAATTAGATGAAGGAAAACGGGGATTTAGTTATATGAAGGATGCTCCTTTAGATATGAGGATGAATAGAGATAGTTCATTATCTGCTTATGAAATAGTGAATCAGTATAATGAAGAAGAACTTTGTAGAATTATAAGAGATTATGGGGAAGAAAATTTTTCTAGAAGAATATCAAAATTTATAGTAAAGGCAAGGGAAGAATCTCCAATAAGTACCACACTGCAGTTGGTAGGTATAATAAAAAAGGCTATACCTTTAAAATTTCAAAAAGAAGGTCATCCTGCAAAGAGAACCTTCCAGGCCATACGTATAGAGGTAAATGAAGAACTGAAAATACTTGATAAGGCAGTGGAGGATGGTGTAGCAAATTTAAATACAGGAGGAAGGATAGCCATTATAACATTTCATTCTTTAGAGGATAGGATAATAAAATCCAAATTTAAAATGCTTGAGAATCCTTGCACTTGTCCAGCGGACTTTCCTATATGTATATGTGGGAAAAAACCTATTGTAAAGATTGTAAATAAAAAACCGATAGTTCCTACAGAAGAAGAAAAATCTATAAACCCGAGAAGCAAAAGTTCTAAATTAAGAATAGCTGAGAGAATTTAGTTCTAAAGTTTAGGTGAGGTGAATAAAGTGATATTAATGAATGAAGAAGATATGGTAAATGGTAATACCGTTTTGCAGCCAGAGTACAGACCTTATGTAGAAACTGAAGAAAAAAAATATGGTGATAAAAATACAGGAAAAGATAAAAAGAACCGTATAAAAGTAAAGAAAAAGCTTAAGATTATAAGAAACATAGGTTTAGCTTTTATAGTAGGTGTTATTTTGGTGTATAGGTATTCTGTAATATATGACATGCAGACTGAATTAAATTCTGTAGAAATGAATATAGATAACATTAGCAGAGAAAATGAAAATTTAAAAGTAGACCTGGTAAAATATAATAATTTGCAGTACATAGAGAACACTGCTGTAAATAAACTTCATATGATAGTTTCAGACACAGGGAAAGCGGTTTATGTAAATATAGATAAAAAAACTGTAAAAACACAAGAGGATGTAGATGAAATAAAAACACAAAAAGGAATTTTAAATAAATTGAAGCAATTAATATGGAGGTAAGTAATTTTGTCTAAAATGGAATATAGGGACAGGGTGATTATCAGAAAGAGAATGATAATTGTTTTTAGCTTCCTATTTATGGCATTTTTTTTGTTGATAATTAGAATGTGTTATGTAATGATATATAATTCACCTAAACTTAAATCTATGG
This window of the Clostridium kluyveri DSM 555 genome carries:
- a CDS encoding flagellar brake protein encodes the protein MKCKVEFVINNRIEIDDGGEIYKSNIQDVSEDYIGISVPICNHKYMSLRKGDKVEGIYYEGKNIYKFFTVVIGRKIEKILIIMLRKPEKMELFQRRNFVRVPLIVDILCALIPVEKSLNNLNDQVEVFKACSLDMSGGGMKMIVDASLKDKLKLGDKIMITLPLENNRLDVKGKLVRIHENRENKKLICGVSFINLDRLSREKIIRGLFQIMREHMKKGVKQD
- a CDS encoding putative manganese-dependent inorganic diphosphatase; amino-acid sequence: MNDIIYITGHSNPDTDSICSSIAYAEFKNKTGLNAIPIRLGDINKETQFVLDYFNVKPQRLMTNVKAQISDLDIDSVNPISPQTSLKTAWSMISKTSVKTLPVVDEEDRLIGIASQSNVTSYYMDIWNANIIEKSGTTLENILDTLSAKCLNTFDENSTFNGKIIVAAMQPESMTAMIEEGDIVICGDRQDAQDAILNCKASLMIITGNHTVDEDIIKKADEMKCTIIVTPFDTFTTSRLIPQSIPVGYVMKKDDILSFKTYDFIDKVREVMLKTRYRSYPVVDSENKVIGNISRYHLISQNKKRVILVDHNEKAQSVQGLEDAEILEILDHHKIGDVKTGSPIYFRNEPVGSTGTIVASRFFENGIRPSQKTAGLLCAAIISDTLLFKSPTSTDLDKMMLKRLSAIAGINPEAFAKEMFKASSSLKGKTPQEILNEDFKTFNISDVKVGVGQVQIMDAEEFKCIRQDVLDFMELKSSEEEFGLIILMVTDLLREGSELIAAGTQKDIVSKAFGVNLIDNGAYVPGILSRKKQVIPPLTAAMSS
- a CDS encoding calcium-translocating P-type ATPase, PMCA-type, with protein sequence MVDERELENGLTQGEAERRLKKYGANLLENKKRISPVKIFLSQFNDFITWILIVATIISGFIGERADAVTILIIVIMNAILGFAQEFKTEKSLEALKELASPTSKVIRSGKLKVINARELVIGDVVLLETGDKIPADCILMSEGNFMVDESILTGESLGVEKSTSGKNNSIYMGTIVVKGKGKAKVVATGMDTEMGKIAGMLQNIEKEKSPLKEKLSSLGKVLVVICIVICIMVTLTGMWRGQDKYQMFLVGVSLAVAAIPEGLTAIVTVALALGVSRMLKRNALVRKLPAVETLGCTSIICSDKTGTLTENKMTVKALYFNGKIHKLEKMSLPENILMKKAFTYCNDSNFDPKKKKVSEALMGDPTETALIKAFFKESKSLKDFLDKGSRIYDIPFDSDRKMMSVIMKEGLKKVCYVKGAPERVINKCKYILDRGQVKLFTAIEKNKALKSVENMSFDALRCIACAYKDKEVYANKSLENNLIFIGVAGIIDPPRSEVKDAVLKCKLAGIRPVMITGDHKNTAFAIGKELNICKSQSEVITGEELDKLNDKQLSGRVNDISIFARVNPGHKLRIVKAFKSKNNIVAMTGDGVNDAPAVKEADIGICMGISGTDVTKEASSMILLDDNFKTIVSAVEEGRVIYNNIRKFIRYLLSCNLGEVLTMFLTSLFYLDTPLLPIQILLVNLATDGLPAIALGVDPPQGDIMKDKPRAKDESIFARGLSEKIIVRGALIGVCTVLAFVVGLYLGFGLKTSRTIALCTLIISQLIHVFECRSEKHSLFEISLFTNIYLLGAVATSIFMLLCILYVPFLQGVFHTSPLGIAQWFIVLFFSGIIAFINGIYLYFK
- a CDS encoding AAA family ATPase: MDRELSKEKIIYNFKLYDIDFAHQDKHDISKTFKFIPEYKEVYEKINMALKINKEGYNIYLIDDFSRDKLENIIEFIKSTMENKNPLKDICYVVVKDVKKPKVLFLTAGKGRELKVMLRKVQKKYFECTYEFYNGSSHREKEILVEELQKERSKLINKILEISNKEGFTLKINENGFNFIPLKQNGEMMNENEYEMLGMKEKENIIDKVNILKNSSEEILDKLKNIELDQIEKIKFIINSYYEKETEDIKKEYLKLFKEDNEALEFLNQACSNIENEIKDIYSISYEDDKENISRIIYRYSVNVLVDNSENKEPPIIFEEDPNVNNLLGSVEYENINGTYTTGVNLIRPGSLLKANGGCLILRVSSLLNNKSAYYYFKKSIISGKIDLNYDRGYLELLSLSGLKPEPIKFSEKIILIGDYNTYDLLYSYDEDFKKIFKIRVEYNALLNINKETKISFLGKVFSICRSNKLHDVDEEGIKELAKFLSRKAEDRDKLFMDDYELERILMISDNRVIKDGRKIITGTDIINTAYEEELIEKRMMDMYKGGQIFIDVTGKVVGQINGLSVINTGYFNFGKPIKITCTCLKGNGDVIDVQKESDLSGKIHNKAINILKGYIKRLTGGYDKCSVDFYLSFEQVYGQIDGDSASVAEVISMISSLSKIGIRQNIAVTGSINQFGEIQPIGGVNEKIEGFFKICKILGGTKGKGVLIPNSNIKSLALKNPVEKEVEKGNFHIYCMSNLKDAVEILMERDYNTVIHTAKRELKKYSSNR
- the ychF gene encoding redox-regulated ATPase YchF, with the translated sequence MKLGIVGLPNVGKSTLFNAITKAGAESANYPFCTIEPNVGVVSVPDKRLDVLEKMYSSKKKIPTAIEFYDIAGLVKGASRGEGLGNKFLSHIREVESIVHVVRCFEDENIVHVDGNIDPIRDIETINLELIFSDIEVMDRRIEKIQKLSKSGNKDAKFQHDIMLKVKDHLEKGLPVRTLELSKEEKEFVKDFFLLTTKPVLYVANISEDDLICGNLENEFVKKVKEYAKNENSQVVVISAKIEEELSSLEEEEKLEMLKEYGLCEAGLDKLINASYKLLGLMSFLTAGTPEVRAWTIKQGTKAPEAAGKIHTDIQKGFIRAEIISYDKLIECGSESAAKEKGYYRLEGKDYIMKDGDVVHFRFNV
- the rsmH gene encoding 16S rRNA (cytosine(1402)-N(4))-methyltransferase RsmH, whose product is MEFKHIPVLLKETIDSLNIKQDGVYVDCTLGGGGHSLEILKRLSDKGKLIAIDQDISAINWSEERLKNFKNIIYVHDNFYNIQQILKELKIDKVDGIIMDLGVSSYQLDEGKRGFSYMKDAPLDMRMNRDSSLSAYEIVNQYNEEELCRIIRDYGEENFSRRISKFIVKAREESPISTTLQLVGIIKKAIPLKFQKEGHPAKRTFQAIRIEVNEELKILDKAVEDGVANLNTGGRIAIITFHSLEDRIIKSKFKMLENPCTCPADFPICICGKKPIVKIVNKKPIVPTEEEKSINPRSKSSKLRIAERI